AACTCTTCTCTTAAAAGGAAGCTTGAAGAATTAAAATTAAAAATTCTTTCTATTAACAACAGTAACTTCTCTGGGGAATTAGTAACAATTTTCGGTGGAAAAGGTACAGATTCTGGAAAATTAAATGATGCAAGATATATTACAATAGACTCTGATAATAATGTTTGGATTGCTGATTATATTGATGGACGAATTCAACAATTTAGTAATTCTGGTGAATTCCTTAAGATGATTCAAATAAAAGCAGATAAACATGATTCTAAACTAATTAAGGGACTAGCTGCAGATATGAATGGAAATTTATACGTCTCTACTGGTAGCACAATTCAGAAATATAAAACAGCTGATGGTAGTTTATCAGCAACTTTTAATGAAAAAGATTATTATGGCTCCTTAGCGGTTGATAAAAATAATAACCTATATTTACTAACTTCCTCTGCAATGGAAAACACTTTGTATAAACTAAACTCTGATGGAACTATATTGGCTATTTTTAATAATATTATAAAAAAAGCTAACAAAGAAGATCCGGGGATGAATGCTAATTTTGCATTAGATAGTTCTTGTAATATTTACATTTTTAGTGAATATACTAAAAAAATATATGTATATAATTCCAATGGGGAATTCATTAAATATTTAGATTTAAAGTTAAATAGTAAAGATATAGATATTGAAACAATTTCTATAGACAATAATGATAATTTGTATATAAAAAGCTTTACTGGTAATTATAAATTTGACCTCAATGGTAATTTACTTAATGTTTTGCCTAATAAAAATTATTATAGTACTGCTGTAGATTCAAACGATAATATTTATATGCCAGAAAATGACCATGTTTTTGAATATAATCTAAATAATTCTACACAAAAATAGATCTATATAGCTGAAATATATTTTAGTTTTCCAAAGCTTTTGCCAATGAATTAAGTTTACTTAATGTTTTCCAATTACGCACAGTTGTTGCTACATCAAGTTTATAAAGATTATTGGCAAGCTTTGAATTTCGAATGCTATGCTTAAATAAAAGATACACATTTCTCCCTACAATATAATATTTATCACTTTCACTTTTATAGCTGTCTATGTACTCAAGTTTTTCTTTCAAAGGATTATGTTTCAATAATGCAACATATAAACTTTCTACCTCAGATAATCTCTCTGCTTCTGCTATTTCCTCATTTGAGAATGGACAATCCGATAGAAGCTGTTCTAATTCATTAGATGTCCTTAAAATAACTTCTAAAGAAATTCCAAAGACGGTTTCAATCTCTTGTTCAATTTTATTGCAGAGTGCCTCCTCTGATTCATTTGATTTGAACAGAACATTTCCACTTTGAATATATGTTTTTACATCGCTAACTCCAATGGATTCAAAGGTTCGTTTCAAATCTGCCATCTTTATTACATTTTTTCCTCCTACATTAATACCTCTTAACAATGCTATATAAACAGTCATATTGTAAACTCTCCTTTATATATCTATAATTCTTTACTTAAATATTTTATTGGAACATAATCAGTTAACCACACTTTATTTTCAGATAAATAGAATTTGTACCCGTCCTTATACATTTCATCACTATCAATTTTAAAAATAACTAATTCGCCATGTCTCTTACCTACCTTTGTTGCTGTTTCAACATCTGATGATAAATGAACATATTGTCTATTTTGCTTCTTGATGCCTTCTTTACAGATCCTTTCGCTAAACCTTGTTGC
The window above is part of the Clostridium saccharoperbutylacetonicum N1-4(HMT) genome. Proteins encoded here:
- a CDS encoding NHL repeat containing protein, with translation MIYIAIFLVVLKAHPVLSILGCILFGIISQIVFPNKVKFKLLKFSTVLFVIIIANIFVGHFLTNVIIDNFGEKGEAMVVDNLPTSDQYNNETVYRYNVMIKPTNDNNVISTYFLSSDFNIVHNDSLNKYSYPSTGVKFNVKYIQAYPKAFVIIANDDSDYAKQLQLSKYSSEKAKIENQLKMDPDNAGLKEKLEELNEKLQAITINNDGNASEVTKKLQLNEYSMEISNIEEQLKMDPENSSLKRKLEELKLKILSINNSNFSGELVTIFGGKGTDSGKLNDARYITIDSDNNVWIADYIDGRIQQFSNSGEFLKMIQIKADKHDSKLIKGLAADMNGNLYVSTGSTIQKYKTADGSLSATFNEKDYYGSLAVDKNNNLYLLTSSAMENTLYKLNSDGTILAIFNNIIKKANKEDPGMNANFALDSSCNIYIFSEYTKKIYVYNSNGEFIKYLDLKLNSKDIDIETISIDNNDNLYIKSFTGNYKFDLNGNLLNVLPNKNYYSTAVDSNDNIYMPENDHVFEYNLNNSTQK
- a CDS encoding DUF1697 domain-containing protein produces the protein MTVYIALLRGINVGGKNVIKMADLKRTFESIGVSDVKTYIQSGNVLFKSNESEEALCNKIEQEIETVFGISLEVILRTSNELEQLLSDCPFSNEEIAEAERLSEVESLYVALLKHNPLKEKLEYIDSYKSESDKYYIVGRNVYLLFKHSIRNSKLANNLYKLDVATTVRNWKTLSKLNSLAKALEN